The genomic interval GATATCCCTTTAAGGGATATGAATAAAGATTTCTTATATTCTAATCTTATGTTTGTATATTCTTTTAATGGAGAGATTACGTTTACGTGCCGGAGGGCACACATCACAACTGCGTCTCACGTATGCTCCTCCGTTTAATTTGTCgctggattatttttttctctactcTTATATATGAAGCTACAAGCACTCCTGAGAGATTACTTGCCAAGTTTAATAGTTTACTTTGAACCGGTGCACTGGTTTAACCACAGAGAAAAAAACCGACCAATTAAACGGAGCTTACTTCACTGCTTGCTTCTGTGATTGGAGGACCATATATACTACTATTCTATACactaattaattttaattagttCATGACAAGTTGACAACCGGTTTCGTCGTAATTTACTTAATTTTGGATTTTCCTGCCATGCAAATCCACCAGTCTTCCACGATTTCCATCAAGGTGGATACAGCCGTGAGATGTACAGTACACTATAGTAAGTATTCTTTTGAACCACGCAATCAGGTTAATCCAATCATGTCGTCATCATCTATTCGTCTCCACGTACGTCCACACGCCCCAATCATCAGTCATTTTCTTCTCCACGAGTCGACCATTCGCGTTAGTTTAACACTCTAACTGCCAGTTGCTTATACCTTGGAAAAGTCTACTCGTCCACTCATTTTCCATATCActtaaaaaatcacaaaaagatataaaatatattatattatcaagaTATCTGTGAAACAATGTATCACATTTGCTGTAAAAACTATAGGAAATCTCacacaaattgaagaaaaagtgaattattttgatCGTTAGATTCTAGCTGTTTAGATTTTTAATGATGCAAATTAACACATCAAAATATCAGTGTTCAACTAGAAAACGACTATATGAAATTGAGACCGATCTATTCTATATATAGTCTTATATATGGTAAGTTAATTAGACCTTTATGATTAGGAGTCAGAATGTCAGATACATCCACATGGAGAGCAATACAGAGTACAAATCTGATCGTGTAGGACACGTTAACTAACTgtagaaacaaacaaaaaaaatgtcaatcAACCAGTACAGAAGGAACAAAACAACGTAGGAAGAATACCATGTATGCATGAGCCAAGTGGCCGGGCGTGCAAACGCAgtaataacaaatatagttattACTGTAAAGCTTCTTCATCCGTCATAAAAAAGTAACCTAAAAGATTTGTTACACTAGATTGTGTTGCattaagattgattttttttattatattgtaTAGCGATTGATCGAGTCGTCTCCGGCTCTTCGCCGTGTTGCTGCGTGCGTGCACTTCGCCGCTACCGTAGTCGTCGGCCGTCGACCGCGCGCCGCTATGTCGATCTCCACCTTGCTGTGGCTATATCGAATTATCGATCTCCATCGTGTTGCTGCGCTGCGTGCGCGCACATCGCCGTACGTCGGCCGTCGTCTCCTGCCGCGTGCCATCGTAcgtgtcgccgctgccaccggccATCCGTTTAGTGATcgcgggtcgccgccgccgcccttctggGCTCGCGCGAGTTTAGCGATTATACTTGGTTAATTAGTTTTCTTCCCTAGTACGGTTCTGAAGGTAAAATTGCTTTAAGACGTGTGCATATTTGAGGTGGCAAGATCTGAAGAGGGTGCAGTATGCCACATCCACACATGCTTTTTGTGGCATGAACAATTATTTCCAGTTCGGTTAGCCCCGAGTGGGCAAAAATCCATGCAATCTCTCCCTGATACCTTCTCTTCCGTCACCAAGACACCAATCACAAACTCTTCCATTGTCATGTCTTCTCGCATAAAAGGTTCCACGTGGTCGATGCCTCAGCGTTGTTCTCCTAGGGTTCAGTAGCTCGCTGCTGCGCCATGAAGTACAGGAAGGGgggcaacgccgccgccaccgagcccgacgacgacgccacgaTGAAAGAAGGTCACGACGTGCCGCCGAGCATCAAGGTGGACATCGGTGAGTGCCACGGAGGAGGTATCGGGAACGGGGACGGTGGCTCGGCCTCTCTCTTCGAGCCGCGGCCGGAGGAGACACCGGTGAGCCGGAGGAacgatcgcggcggcggcggcggcgggcgcgagcCGCCGGAGAAGCGGCTCACGCTGTTCGCTCTCCGCCTCGCCGTGCTCGAGAAGGCGGCGAGCGGCCTCGGGAAGCTCGACTTCGTGTGGGCGACGGTGGTGCTCCTCGGCGGCTTCGCGAGCACGCTCAGCACCACCGACTTCTGGTGCGTCACcgtcatcctcgtcggctcggGGGCGCGCGTCTTCGGCCGCAGCCACGAGCTGGAGTGGCAGCACCGCTCCAcgctcacctcctccaccgccggtgGCGCGCTGCGCTCCACCTCCCGCCGCTTGCTCCGCCGCCTCGGGCACTCTCCCGCCGCCAACccgaccgacgacggcggcgcccgtgGTAGTGCCAGTGCGACGAAGCAGCGCGTTTGGCACGTGCCCGACGTGTCGCTACTCCCCTACACTGGCAGGTTGTTCGTCTCCAAGAACATCGGGAGGCTCTTCACCTGGCTGCAGGTGCTCTCCGCCTTGGCCTGCGTCGCGCTCTCCGTGATGCGCCTATGGCGGCACGACTTCGGCGACCAGCCCAACAAGCGGCCGGCGCTACTGCTGTTCTACACGTTGGCGCTGATCGAGGCGCTTATCTTCCTGCTCGAGCAGGCGTACTGGGTATGGATGTTCTCCGGGCAGAAGCTGCCCGGGACGGTGAGCCGCGAGTGCGAGCTCGGAGAGTGCGGCCAAGTCTCGCTCCCGCGCTTCTTCTTCGACGCCTACTCCCGCTGCATCACGGGGAGCATCTTCGACGGCATCAACATGGACCTCGTCACCTTCGCCGAGGAGCTCATCCTGTCGGAGTTCCCCGAGGAGCAGCGCATCGGCGTGCGAATCCTGCAGCGGCTCACCGCCGGGGGCTCCACTCTCGACACGGTGCGCAAGGTTGGCACGAACGCGCGCTCCATCGAGCGGCTCGTGGAGATGATCAACTGGAAGAGccccgaggaggaggtggtgcgcTGGTGCGCGGCCGAGGTGTTGTCCAAGCTCGCCGACAAGCGCCGGAACGCGCTCCGCGTGTCCGGCATCCCTGGCGCCATCGAGTCCGTCATGTCCCTGCTCTACACCGACGAGAGCGCGCCGGACTCCGCGGCGCCACACGacgtctcgccggcggcgcggagctaCGACCACCAGCAGTTCAAACTGCTCGGCCTGCTCATCCTCAAGAGGATCGCCAGGGACCACGACAACTGCGGCAAGATTGGGAACACCCGCGGCCTCCTCTCCAAGATCATCGAGCTCACGGACGCGTCGCCGGAGCTGCTCCACAACACGCGGGCGCCGGAGTCGCCGGTTCGCATCGTGAGGCGCGCGCTCAAGGTCGTCAAGATTCTGGTGTCCGCGACGAGCAGCACCGGCAAGATGCTCCGGCAGGAAGTCGCCGATAACGTGTTCACGGTGAGCAACCTGCGCGGCGTCCTGCAGCACGGGCAGCAGCACACGGCTCTGCAGAAGCTGGCCACGGAAATACTGTCGCGCCTGGCCATGGACGCCAAGGGCAAGCAGGTGATCGTGGGCACCGGTGGGGTGGTCAAGCTGCTGCTGTCGATATTCGTCAACGGCGAGAAGGAGCtcggcgcggaggccggcgaggcgctGGCGATGCTGGCGCTGGAGAGCCAGGCGAGCTGCGCGGCGATCCTCAAACAGGATGACGTGCTCGACCACCTCATGTCGGCGCTGGAGGGCGACGGCGGACCGCGTCGCCTGAACGCGGCGAGGGTGCTGCGCAACCTGTGCGCGTACGCCGGCGAGAAGCATCGGCGGCGCCTCTCCACGGTGACCAAAGCGATGCCTATGGTATACATGTGTCTAATATATTTACACAAGAACCTTTCTTGAGTCGTGAGTCGTGACGTAATTTTGATTTGATTGTTAATTACTATACACTACATGTTTTGTATGATGACTTGTTGCTGAAGGTACTGAAGGCCACCATGACGGGGAGCGAGAGGACCCTCGAGGTGTTCGTCGGCCTGACGGTGCAGATCTGCAAGTTCATCGACGGCGTtcggttcgccggcgagctgcgcGGCGCCGGCATCGACGAGAGAAGCTACGTGGAGCGGCTGGCGAGCATCCTGCGGGAGCACCGGTACCCGGACATCACGGTGCCCCGGATGCGGCGGTTCGTGGTGCAGCAGGCCATCTGGCTCATGacctcgtcctccgccgccgccgccgccgccgccgccgccggcgcagacTACGTATCGCTTCTCCGGGAGGCCGGGATGGAGCGGCTGCTGGAGTCCATCGCCGACACCACGTCGGAGCTGGAGTGCTACCACGCGTTCTCCGGCAGCGTGGGCATCAGCAAGCACCGGGAGAgcttctccgccgccgtggacgccgcgctcgagctgctcggcggcgatggagctCGAGCTGAGGCCTGAGCTGCATGCAACGGTCGGAACTCTAAAATGGCAAAGGATTTGTGGTGCCACGCTGGCACGCTCCTCCCGCACGTTCTGTGCGTCTTGATTATTGCACAACACAAAAgtcctattctttttttttcttaaaaacaaaaagaaatacaCTACACTTATACGAGTagaaatatttactatagctaaaaaatttgCCACTATTACACAAGGATGTATATATGCACTATCTGTTCATGAGATTCACTGAAATAACATAGTACATATTTATAGTTTTGTCGTTGCTTTGCTTTGGGGGCATATTTAGGCCCTATTTGCTTCagtttaagattattgtaatctaaattattaaatcagattactctaagctggattataataagctggcataaaataagctacgagttgtttgtttctctggattattagaggcatctaagggtagtgggtctttagccactcaataatctgaaaaaaaagctcctctagagaagattattggattatagtaatctggcttatagattataataatctagcataataatctacttgtttgttttaaCTTGCTCTTAATAatatatagattataataattataagctgaatcaaacaggatCTTACTTTTGGAATTTCTAACACAAAAATCTACAGGACATAAGTCATAGCATGATACTCCATGGTAGGTACGTAACCTAGGGGTTCATCAGTTGTTGTGCGCAACTCCGTTTGTACCGGAGCAGCATGATTTTTGAGTTGTGTAGAGTATCATTTTGATCGAGCAATCGATGCGTTACTAGTGCTACTTAGGAATGAAAAGTGCATTTTCTTTCACATTTACATCCCCTCTGCTATGGATGTATTCGAGTATTCAAATCCAGTCGCCCAAATCTCACACGAATTTGACGAAACCCTATAAACATttcagtatttttttatgatcGCCGTGTGGGCCATGAGGCCCAACAACGGGTGATGCTGTACCAGACGGCCCAGCAACTGCAATCATCACAAGTCTTCGACGGCTGcatccggcggcgacgaggcggcggcggcggctaaatCGGAGACCCGCCTCATCGCGGCGCGAGCTGCAGAGTCGCACCAATGGAAGCCGCCGGTGGCGCAGGcggagcaagcggcggcggcggagagtcGCAGCCGCCGAAGACGCTGGTGGACTGGGCGCTGGAGATCCTCGGCACGGCCGACCCCGACGAGAAGGCCCGCCTGGGGGACCTCGCCGCCACGGAGTGGCTGCGCGGCGCCATCCCGCTCCCCTACGACCCGTCCCGCCCCGCGCGGCCCCCTCCCGACCGCCCCGcccggagcgccgccgtgcgGCTGCTCCCGCCGTCGCGGGCGCCCAAGCTGGGCAAGGGCGGCAGCGCGCAGAGCCGGCTGGCGCTGCTGCACTCCCTGGCGCACACCGAGAGCTGGGCCGTCGACCTCTCCTGGGACATCGTCGCCCGCTTCGGCGCGCCGCTGCGCATGCCGCGGGAGTTCTTCGACGACTTCGCCCGCGTCGCCCAGGACGAGGGCCGCCACTTCGCGGTGCTCTCCGCGCGGCTGCGCGAGCTGGGCTCGCACTACGGCGCGCTCCCCGCGCACGACGGGCTCTGGGACTCGGCGACGCGCACCTCGCACTCCCTCCtcgcgcgcctcgccgtcgagcACTGCGTCCACGAGGTGAGCATACTATTAATGCACGCTATTAATTGGATTAGCATATCATTGCCAAATCGACTCACTGATGATTCGACTGAGGTGAGGGATGATTGTAGAATTAGAGTAGCATCTCATTGCAAATACGGCTTTATTACTATCATGAATGCAGTGCTGGGTTACCTATACTACTTTAGTGTTGTAAGAGCCAAAAACTTGAAAGCTGAGTACCTTCCATGAAATTCAATTGATAAACAG from Oryza glaberrima chromosome 3, OglaRS2, whole genome shotgun sequence carries:
- the LOC127768435 gene encoding uncharacterized protein LOC127768435, whose protein sequence is MKYRKGGNAAATEPDDDATMKEGHDVPPSIKVDIGECHGGGIGNGDGGSASLFEPRPEETPVSRRNDRGGGGGGREPPEKRLTLFALRLAVLEKAASGLGKLDFVWATVVLLGGFASTLSTTDFWCVTVILVGSGARVFGRSHELEWQHRSTLTSSTAGGALRSTSRRLLRRLGHSPAANPTDDGGARGSASATKQRVWHVPDVSLLPYTGRLFVSKNIGRLFTWLQVLSALACVALSVMRLWRHDFGDQPNKRPALLLFYTLALIEALIFLLEQAYWVWMFSGQKLPGTVSRECELGECGQVSLPRFFFDAYSRCITGSIFDGINMDLVTFAEELILSEFPEEQRIGVRILQRLTAGGSTLDTVRKVGTNARSIERLVEMINWKSPEEEVVRWCAAEVLSKLADKRRNALRVSGIPGAIESVMSLLYTDESAPDSAAPHDVSPAARSYDHQQFKLLGLLILKRIARDHDNCGKIGNTRGLLSKIIELTDASPELLHNTRAPESPVRIVRRALKVVKILVSATSSTGKMLRQEVADNVFTVSNLRGVLQHGQQHTALQKLATEILSRLAMDAKGKQVIVGTGGVVKLLLSIFVNGEKELGAEAGEALAMLALESQASCAAILKQDDVLDHLMSALEGDGGPRRLNAARVLRNLCAYAGEKHRRRLSTVTKAMPMVLKATMTGSERTLEVFVGLTVQICKFIDGVRFAGELRGAGIDERSYVERLASILREHRYPDITVPRMRRFVVQQAIWLMTSSSAAAAAAAAAGADYVSLLREAGMERLLESIADTTSELECYHAFSGSVGISKHRESFSAAVDAALELLGGDGARAEA
- the LOC127768439 gene encoding uncharacterized protein LOC127768439, which encodes MEAAGGAGGASGGGGESQPPKTLVDWALEILGTADPDEKARLGDLAATEWLRGAIPLPYDPSRPARPPPDRPARSAAVRLLPPSRAPKLGKGGSAQSRLALLHSLAHTESWAVDLSWDIVARFGAPLRMPREFFDDFARVAQDEGRHFAVLSARLRELGSHYGALPAHDGLWDSATRTSHSLLARLAVEHCVHEARGLDVLPTTISRFRAGGDEQTAKLLEDVIYPEEITHCAAGVRWFRYLCLRSRNGDPTASSIPQAITQCSELPRDGTGDIHKVEEVEGDGPKAELAQASNGDDKTVQQVEDELAKCKLVDIGDDVEAAVIRTFHSVVREYFRGPLKPPFNTEARKAAGFEPAWYEPLAVKEVEGQAVE